A stretch of DNA from Montipora foliosa isolate CH-2021 chromosome 4, ASM3666993v2, whole genome shotgun sequence:
CGTCGAATGGACCAACCATTCACTGAAACAAATAACCCTCTCTTCCGGCAGCCAATAAGTCATTGGTTGGTACATTTAACAAGAAAAGGTGACGAAAGTAAAGAGAATCGCAAGGAGAAGTGTAGATGAACTTACTAGTAACTTTGTTTTAAGACCTTTTAAATATCCGTTTTGTGGACTTTAGGCCTTACTTCTGAGTGACTCTGCTCACAgctgtacagtggccaattttCAGGTTCAGTTTGCATAACTTACCTGTTGCTCGCGAGGAAATGTTAAGTGTTTGCCGCGCATGTCTTCAGGCGTGGCTCCACGCAGGTGATCCAAAATtttaatcaagagaaaatgaggggacggagagggaggctcaaggcgttgtccgggatatgttatgtccacgaaagttatttttagacgagcggaggtctttgttctagcggaagtctgtcttctgagacgtccgcatgcagtcttgcctcgctctcaggttcttagtgaaaagagaaaatgatggcacgcatggaaggctgatgaatatatattttctttcaaacatcggaccgaggttggcgtgcatgcggacgtctcggaagacttccgctcgtctaaaaataactttcgtggacatgacatatcccaagggctggaccgggagcctccttctctgtcccctcattttctcttgttttaatatatttacaacctgcacaaatcccataatacaacTCTTTTACAAAaagcataatcattgtttgcaatttctcctgagacatgaagatgtcccaagagaaattgaaaacaatgcctatgcaaatttttgggggTAGAAGAGATTTCGAATTATATGCTGGTGTTACTCATGTGGGGAATCCGCAAAGCGATCGAGAAAGTAGAGACGCTTCAAGAGATCGTACACATACAGGAGCCCGTGATTAAGAGCGTACAGGTTCATTGCATTTGTGGAAGACTGCccttttacagaccgagttatttttagacaaattttctcgcgaaaccagaccttttcAGCTACTCAccagtcttgcatgagaaattattacctaTGGGATTGAGAATGATCTCTCGTGCAAGCCAATAAGCCAGTTCAGAATATGTACGCACGTCGGGATAaaaacaagcatcttttgttatggaaattgtttgcagaaatttgctttcaaaatcttttgtatttttaatatatGCTTGATTTTATCCGCACTGGTttatagaccattttcgaattctcaaggctggactggatctagcatgaaatggaggctaaggctggcaaatcttttcaaatgcaaattaatttgcccgcattggCCTCCATTTCAtactagatccagtccagctatGAGAATTCAACAATggtcgattttttttaaaaagaactctggtctaaaaatagcttcatCTGTGAAAATCCCaagtattggagttgtaggctccttTGTATACGTTTCCGACAGAAACGCAGACAGGAGCTCTATTTACAGACCTGAATAAGGCACAATCCGGATCTAGAATTGGGATGAGTGAAGGCATACACCAGCCACGCTATACAAGCAAACAGGAGCACTGCGCCTGCGCAGATAACAGCTATCATCCATGGCTCCAGGTCTTGCTTTCCTTCACTCACTATCTGGCTTCCGTGGCTGAAACACCTTTCCACCTTCAAATACAAGGAAAAGATAATAGATCAAAGGGCCCGGTAGAAATCCAGCCAATCCATTCCTCTCTAGTCAATCTTTTGCCTTTTCCAGgccagatatgtccagaaaagCACGTGATTAGAtacacgcggatttcaataagcgtcacgaagtgtcgcCTTGTCATTCTTCCCAACTTCAAcgtcactcgtgtctcggaatacagaaaAATCAACGTCAAAAAGTGTCTctaaatgctgctcctcaattAAGAgtaaactgctgcatttaccctgaccCAAAAATAACGCTAAGGTTTACCTTTatcttattgttggaaatagatagCAAATGCTGAGACTCTGAAtgagacacttcgtgttggatgttgcatgtctgcctcctcttcaaagcgagtctaagtgcgaaggttttgtgatggtaatcagttctactttacgtatgaatgaaaactaataagccattttcgaaatatcaaatattcagcttgacagtgaggcagcgaggacaaaaacaatagaaacactttggaataaatgtgaaaaatattcacatgtcatccactttcctttgtctttgtcctcactgcctcactatcaaggtgaattttaatatatcaaaaaaggcctgttttcgtaagaaaaacttcgcacttagactcgctttgaagaggaggcagacatgaactaggaaatggcctattgcgttCATTTCCGCGCAtaattgcatttgcatttgttaaaaaaaattaatgaaatgcaaaaaaataataataattgcatttGGCACTTTGCACCCTATAAAGACAACTACTTTGCAGTGTAACAAAAATCCTTCTTGTCGCAATCTCAGAGAGATATGCGTGTTGGTGTGAACTTTTCACTGTTCTTTCCATCAcaacaaaaagttaaaaaaattacttgatcTGTTACTGATGAAATGCAACCCGAGGAAAGCCATTCTGGCCGGTGACGGTCAAATCCATCTGAACAtctttgaaaacaaagaaaagagaaacACAAGTTAGAATTAATTAAAGAAGAAAAGAtgacaagtaaaaaatatctCATAAGGCCGTACAGTCATCAAGGGGTCAAGAGAGAGACTGGGCACTAAGTAAGAAACTCGCAACTTGTGAGGCATTAAAGGAAAACGTACACCACTTTCCATGGCATAATAAACAACACCACACGAAAGTACTATCCAGTAACTTTCATTTGAAGGGTTACACTTTTGCAGGGGCGGAGTCAGAATATTCAGAGGTGGAGaggaaacacaaaaaaaatccTCGCAAGAACACAATTCCCCTGAAACGAAAACGCAGGTTAGGTAAAATGCCGCTTTCAGGGAGGATATATGCCCAAAGCGTACGGCTTTAAAAATAAAGGGaattaacatcatcatcatcatcgttatcgcCAGTCCATCGATTTCGATGTAGACACGATAGAGGAGAGATTGTGAATAAGTCATGTTGGTTTGTTCTTGCATGCTCGTAGGTGAGCTGCCAGACCGGCTCTGGATCTACATAACCTTTTACATTTCTCACTGCTGAAGTCACTGGCACTAGGAACTGAGTCGCACCGAGCATGAGCAGACAGATAGTCGGCTGCTCGCTTTTCCTCAACTCTCAGCCCATCCTTAAACCACAGTTTCTGACCACCACGCTTCCGCTTGCCACCCACTAGACGCACTATCAAACACTTGCTTGGGGAGGCGATCATCAGTCATACAATCAAGGCTTCCACACTCGCAGCTCCTCGCTACAGGACCGTCACGTCTGGAATTCTGTCTGTCCATTTTATATTCATGATCTGCCGTAGATGACGGAGTTGGACTCGGGTCAGCTGCTTGATGTGCCTAGGGTAGAGGATCAACGTTTCGGTGGAATATCGAAGTGATGGTAGCACTGCAGTGTTGTAGACTTTGATCTTAGCGTTAGTATTCTTCAAAGCCTCTCCATTTACTTCAACAAGAGGTTGCTCGTGCTCTTGCTGCAGTGGTGATGGTTGGTAAAGGAGCTCAGTTTTGGTTGCATTTATTTGCAGTCTAAAGCAAGTTGCAGCCTCAACAAACAGATCGGTAATCTCCTGTATAACGTCCTGGCTTGTAGCTACCAGAGCTGAGTCGTCTGCATAAAGCAGCCCCCTCACGCAGATCACTGTTGTCTTTGACGTAGCACGCAGCCTGGCAAGGTTGAAGAGGCCATCATCTGGTCGGCTTCGGATGTACACACCTTTTGTTGTCCTGCTAGACACATATTCCAGTACTGCGGCGAGGTAGAACGCAAACAGAGTCGGCTACCCCCTTCCCAAATGCACCCGTGTAGTCAAGGGTTCAAAGTGTTTACTAGTAATAATGCGCccatcaaatcgaaacttcaacaaccccctccccccccccccccccttccgggCAAACACCGGCCATATGAcaatcttctgtgcccggggagtggggaatttgacctttgcctccGTGgcgtggggaaaattgaactgGAAGTGTCAGGAtccaaatgatttttttttcgggcgccgaagtcgctaatagctataaaacacgtgtttggacgagatggaagagtttaaaggaagacaTATAGCaattgtgagcgattggcttacaaaaaatgtctttattaaagacgacaggagccgacgattgttctttagtagggtatgactagcggaagtctgtcttctgagacgtccgcatgcagtcttgcctcgctctcaggttcttagtgaaaagagaaaatgatggcacgcatggaaggctgatgaatatatattttctttcaaacatcggaccgaggttggcgtgcatgcggacgtctcggaagacttccgctcgtctaaaaataactttcgtggacatgacatatcccaagggctggaccgggagcctccttctctgtcccctcattttctcttgttttaatatatttacaacctgcacaaatcccataatacaacTCTTTTACAAAaagcataatcattgtttgcaatttctcctgagacatgaagatgtcccaagagaaattgaaaacaatgcctatgcaaatttttgggggTAGAAGAGATTTCGAATTATATGCTGGTGTTACTCATGTGGGGAATCCGCAAAGCGATCGAGAAAGTAGAGACGCTTCAAGAGATCGTACACATACAGGAGCCCGTGATTAAGAGCGTACAGGTTCATTGCATTTGTGGAAGACTGCccttttacagaccgagttatttttagacaaattttctcgcgaaaccagaccttttcAGCTACTCAccagtcttgcatgagaaattattacctaTGGGATTGAGAATGATCTCTCGTGCAAGCCAATAAGCCAGTTCAGAATATGTACGCACGTCGGGATAaaaacaagcatcttttgttatggaaattgtttgcagaaatttgctttcaaaatcttttgtatttttaatatatGCTTGATTTTATCCGCACTGGTttatagaccattttcgaattctcaaggctggactggatctagcatgaaatggaggctaaggctggcaaatcttttcaaatgcaaattaatttgcccgcattggCCTCCATTTCAtactagatccagtccagctatGAGAATTCAACAATggtcgattttttttaaaaagaactctggtctaaaaatagcttcatCTGTGAAAATCCCaagtattggagttgtaggctccttTGTATACGTTTCCGACAGAAACGCAGACAGGAGCTCTATTTACAGACCTGAATAAGGCACAATCCGGATCTAGAATTGGGATGAGTGAAGGCATACACCAGCCACGCTATACAAGCAAACAGGAGCACTGCGCCTGCGCAGATAACAGCTATCATCCATGGCTCCAGGTCTTGCTTTCCTTCACTCACTATCTGGCTTCCGTGGCTGAAACACCTTTCCACCTTCAAATACAAGGAAAAGATAATAGATCAAAGGGCCCGGTAGAAATCCAGCCAATCCATTCCTCTCTAGTCAATCTTTTGCCTTTTCCAGgccagatatgtccagaaaagCACGTGATTAGAtacacgcggatttcaataagcgtcacgaagtgtcgcCTTGTCATTCTTCCCAACTTCAAcgtcactcgtgtctcggaatacagaaaAATCAACGTCAAAAAGTGTCTctaaatgctgctcctcaattAAGAgtaaactgctgcatttaccctgaccCAAAAATAACGCTAAGGTTTACCTTTatcttattgttggaaatagatagCAAATGCTGAGACTCTGAAtgagacacttcgtgttggatgttgcatgtctgcctcctcttcaaagcgagtctaagtgcgaaggttttgtgatggtaatcagttctactttacgtatgaatgaaaactaataagccattttcgaaatatcaaatattcagcttgacagtgaggcagcgaggacaaaaacaatagaaacactttggaataaatgtgaaaaatattcacatgtcatccactttcctttgtctttgtcctcactgcctcactatcaaggtgaattttaatatatcaaaaaaggcctgttttcgtaagaaaaacttcgcacttagactcgctttgaagaggaggcagacatgaactaggaaatggcctattgcgttCATTTCCGCGCAtaattgcatttgcatttgttaaaaaaaattaatgaaatgcaaaaaaataataataattgcatttGGCACTTTGCACCCTATAAAGACAACTACTTTGCAGTGTAACAAAAATCCTTCTTGTCGCAATCTCAGAGAGATATGCGTGTTGGTGTGAACTTTTCACTGTTCTTTCCATCAcaacaaaaagttaaaaaaattacttgatcTGTTACTGATGAAATGCAACCCGAGGAAAGCCATTCTGGCCGGTGACGGTCAAATCCATCTGAACAtctttgaaaacaaagaaaagagaaacACAAGTTAGAATTAATTAAAGAAGAAAAGAtgacaagtaaaaaatatctCATAAGGCCGTACAGTCATCAAGGGGTCAAGAGAGAGACTGGGCACTAAGTAAGAAACTCGCAACTTGTGAGGCATTAAAGGAAAACGTACACCACTTTCCATGGCATAATAAACAACACCACACGAAAGTACTATCCAGTAACTTTCATTTGAAGGGTTACACTTTTGCAGGGGCGGAGTCAGAATATTCAGAGGTGGAGaggaaacacaaaaaaaatccTCGCAAGAACACAATTCCCCTGAAACGAAAACGCAGGTTAGGTAAAATGCCGCTTTCAGGGAGGATATATGCCCAAAGCGTACGGCTTTAAAAATAAAGGGaattaacatcatcatcatcatcgttatcgcCAGTCCATCGATTTCGATGTAGACACGATAGAGGAGAGATTGTGAATAAGTCATGTTGGTTTGTTCTTGCATGCTCGTAGGTGAGCTGCCAGACCGGCTCTGGATCTACATAACCTTTTACATTTCTCACTGCTGAAGTCACTGGCACTAGGAACTGAGTCGCACCGAGCATGAGCAGACAGATAGTCGGCTGCTCGCTTTTCCTCAACTCTCAGCCCATCCTTAAACCACAGTTTCTGACCACCACGCTTCCGCTTGCCACCCACTAGACGCACTATCAAACACTTGCTTGGGGAGGCGATCATCAGTCATACAATCAAGGCTTCCACACTCGCAGCTCCTCGCTACAGGACCGTCACGTCTGGAATTCTGTCTGTCCATTTTATATTCATGATCTGCCGTAGATGACGGAGTTGGACTCGGGTCAGCTGCTTGATGTGCCTAGGGTAGAGGATCAACGTTTCGGTGGAATATCGAAGTGATGGTAGCACTGCAGTGTTGTAGACTTTGATCTTAGCGTTAGTATTCTTCAAAGCCTCTCCATTTACTTCAACAAGAGGTTGCTCGTGCTCTTGCTGCAGTGGTGATGGTTGGTAAAGGAGCTCAGTTTTGGTTGCATTTATTTGCAGTCTAAAGCAAGTTGCAGCCTCAACAAACAGATCGGTAATCTCCTGTATAACGTCCTGGCTTGTAGCTACCAGAGCTGAGTCGTCTGCATAAAGCAGCCCCCTCACGCAGATCACTGTTGTCTTTGACGTAGCACGCAGCCTGGCAAGGTTGAAGAGGCCATCATCTGGTCGGCTTCGGATGTACACACCTTTTGTTGTCCTGCTAGACACATATTCCAGTACTGCGGCGAGGTAGAACGCAAACAGAGTCGGCTACCCCCTTCCCAAATGCACCCGTGTAGTCAAGGGTTCAAAGTGTTTACTAGTAATAATGCGCccatcaaatcgaaacttcaacaaccccctcccccccccccccccttccgggCAAACACCGGCCATATGAcaatcttctgtgcccggggagtggggaatttgacctttgcctccGTGgcgtggggaaaattgaactgGAAGTGTCAGGAtccaaatgattttttttcgggcgccgaagtcgctaatagctataaaacacgtgtttggacgagatggaagagtttaaaggaagacaTATAGCaattgtgagcgattggcttacaaaaaatgtctttattaaagacgacaggagccgacgattgttctttagtagggtatgacagacaaatccgacgatagggtagggcattttaacaccattttggcccgagggggcgggaatttgaacaatccaatcttcaaaagttcaaattcccaggggatgttgaagtttcgaatTGATCGGCGCATAACATGCTCATAAGTAGAATTACCGGAAAAATTTGAGTTATTAATAACCTGTTAATCTTTTGGCACCATGTGCAATTAAATTCAGTGGATTCTTTTCTCTTGGCACATTCTTCACATGTCCCTGCTGAGATGCAACCTGCATGGAAGGATTTAATTTTAAGCAATGAAACAGCAAATAATTTCAACGAATTAATAACGTTGAAAACGGTTATATCTGTTACCTTCTCTAAACCAAAAGAGTTATTAAACTGATAGAATAGTAAGTTTGTAAACTAAGGTTGGAAATAGTATAATTTTGTCTGTCTTACTGGCTTTTGGGCGAAATATGACAGCAGCGTTATTTATAACCCAGCTTTGGTTGATGTGCACCGCGTCGTAAGTATAGAATGTGCGAAATAATTGCCCTGCAAAAAAGATAGAAATGAATCAAAGAGGTAATACTGATCTTGCAAATTTACAGTAAAGCTTTTACTGAATAAATGCAGTTCAACGAGAGTTACAATAGCCTCCCAAAAATGCAGTGGTAATTGTCATTAGTTTCCGGACACGTTCACGGTATGTCTTTTGCTCCCAAAAGTTGTTTTAGCTGTTCTTGTTGCCTGAGACATTTGTTCCTCTGTCGTTCAAAGGAGGCTATTATCGTTTTTCCGTTCGATTGCTTCATCTTTAATTGACTCAACTCGCGTTATTTACCGCTCTACTTACAAATGCCGTAGTAGTGTTTGAGCGTGTCGACGTAATAAGCATCCGAAATGCCAATGGCAACTGGATGACCTTCAACTGAAATGTTGTGCACTGGAAACGGGATCTTGTGATAGATAAACTTAATTTCACCAGTCTTGTTCAACACACATTGAAACGTAAAGCTGCCCGCTGAAAAGAGAATAAATTTTGAcgaataaagaaaaaagaaatttaattgtGCAGTATTACCAAATATCACTATCCATGCTGACTGAAAATGAAGAATTCCTTACCTTCAGGATCGTTATCAAGGATTACGTTTGACCACTGAATAATGAATTCATTCCCTAAGTTGCAAGAAACAAAGAGATCATCAGTGCTATTCTTTCTTTACACTATTACCCGTCAAAAATGACAAAGATAACTGCAACGCCGCCAAAGAGTGCAATTTTATCAGCAAAAACATGCCCTCTGCCTCTACACGTGCTCGCACGTGCTCGCACGTGCTTTTGACTGTCTTGGTACTTTTCTTTGCTATCACCTGCAAACCATATTGCATGGTGAAGTGAGGACTGGACATTATAAAATCAAAGCCATTCGCATCAATCGACTCTTTTGGGCCGGATTTTCGATCTCAATCAAGTTAAAATAGGGCAAACATCATTATTTTTTGAGGTCTTTTTTATTGCGTTAAAAATGTTGCTAATTGAAGATTGGTGACGAAACGTGTTTGTTTCGTCTCAGATAGTAAGCGCGTCATGATTCGCCAATTCATTCATCGGGCAATGTTCGGGCAGTTCGGCGGCCCACTAATGAACGAAAGTCTGTTTTTGATGCTTCTTGCAAAGATCAGATATAAAAATATCTCAATAACCTCGTTTTATTGTGCCGTAATGTATGTTACGccactttatttttttcagtcgATTTGTAGCCCTCGTACCTGGCGTTAGGCAGACTGGAAAGAAAAAGCGACCGTAACTTATGACGTGTCACGAGAAGACGAATTTGGCATGAGATatgaccacccccccccccccacctccccctCCCTGCTATTGCTGATATCAGGGCTATTTGTGATCGAGAGCAACAAAGTCAATACCAAAATAATTGATGATAGTGACCTACTTCCTGGCAAAAGCTTCGATGCAAAATCGGAATGAACCAGTCAGAATTCGAAACAGTCATGCAACTTGTTCAAGCACGGGCAAACACCTGCGCTAACACGCATACAAGATACGATTTGGTCGATTTTGTTTATACTTCACATCTGTTATAAAAGATGCGAGTGATTTTTTTGCTAGGCACTATGTGTAGTAAACTCAAATGCAAACATTGCTTTTTCTCTTACCGTCGGTAAAATGATGAACTGTGCTTGTGATGTTAAGTGAAGGGTTAAAGTGTGCCATCAGTGGGGCAACATACTGAAACTTTGACACTTGACGGCTTTTTGATATACCCAGATTAATAAAACCTGCAGAAACAAATCTCATCTCAAATCGTGTAAAAAATTTGCCGCGGCTACCTCGGTTATTGTagcccagggcccggttgttcgaaagcctattaacttaatccaggattggcgtaaacttttgtttcatgttttcaacttttggtgaaagtttcttttgcttattcttgtttttcaagattgacttcttctaatgtaaagttttgccgttTATCAGCGTtcaacagcatttgggaataaagaaataaactccttggttaatttttaatctgggattagcgttaattggcttttgaaagtGACATTTCTTGATAAGAAGCTATTGGTATAAATCAGTACATACATAAACTTTTGCATTGCTTTTGCAATTGTTCAATGCAGAGAGGAAGGTTTTCATACATGGCTTTACTACACGTAATATCTTACCTCCAGTGGTAAGAGTTGCATTTGTCACATAGTGACCGTAGAATGGAAACTTGAAAGGCAGTTTGACCACCCCAATTGCACGATTGTTTGACGAAAGATGATCATCTCGTACGCTTCCAGCTCTTTGTCTGAGGTCTGTCCATAGGTGTCCCCCGTCTTGATAAAAGAGTGATGTGTAATACTTGTGATCGTCCTAAAATTGACGAGTTTCGATACTTTCGAAAGAGGTTTATCAATTGAGTGTTTTTACAAAGCGTCTCAGTTACTCAACTTAGCACCGCTGGGTTTTATAATTACTAAATAGAGAACAACAAAACGGGCAATGAAAACTCGCAAAACTTCTTCACAGCCCCCTGCGAACAAAACGCGAGATCTTTCTTGCAGAACTACAAATGGCCAAGATAGAGAAAGAAAACACGTTTGTAGGGATAAATGTTCGTTCCAATTTCATAACCAACGTTTGTCTTATTAACAGATGAGAGATGTTTCGAGACGACTTTTTCGTTGGCGTTGCTTATGGTCTCTAATTAATGTTTGGCACTGCAGGTGCTGTGCTTATTACTACTGACTGTAGATGCATATAGGCTAGACGGCTTCGGCAATTTCTACAACCTGCATTATGCCCCGTTTGCTGAAAACTTTGTTGAGTTTGAATCCGTTTGAGCACTTACTCATTCAACATTTACTGGACGCAAGCATCCTCACATCAAGCATCTTACCCACCCCCGCCACTCCACAAATCCCACCCCGAGAATCAtacgccttattccaaaatggccgcaatttTAGTATTCcattgtttccatgcaaatt
This window harbors:
- the LOC138001063 gene encoding plexin domain-containing protein 1-like — translated: MREVGPINIKNVEVVSIYESGLFDRNTEIDGGHLWTDLRQRAGSVRDDHLSSNNRAIGVVKLPFKFPFYGHYVTNATLTTGGFINLGISKSRQVSKFQYVAPLMAHFNPSLNITSTVHHFTDGNEFIIQWSNVILDNDPEAGSFTFQCVLNKTGEIKFIYHKIPFPVHNISVEGHPVAIGISDAYYVDTLKHYYGIWQLFRTFYTYDAVHINQSWVINNAAVIFRPKASCISAGTCEECAKRKESTEFNCTWCQKINRCSDGFDRHRPEWLSSGCISSVTDQVERCFSHGSQIVSEGKQDLEPWMIAVICAGAVLLFACIAWLVYAFTHPNSRSGLCLIQVCK